One part of the Haliotis asinina isolate JCU_RB_2024 chromosome 2, JCU_Hal_asi_v2, whole genome shotgun sequence genome encodes these proteins:
- the LOC137272635 gene encoding putative ankyrin repeat protein RF_0381, translating to MSTLEQDLHNAVRSGHLLQTQSLLLKGAKIDGIYYGWTPLQQAIDAGNEAVALFLIEEGCDINYHDKNNLSPFENAVRKNQAKVCELLLKKGIDGNLALSDGEVPLHVAVEKGSTKLVSVLMSEGKVDLSCKNKRGQSPLYVACSEGLAKIASMLVTSGADVNFQCEDDGQTPLIAAASNEHQDVVKILLKYNADVNVQDTDGWTALWHAYTNSSEDIIELLLKAGANRNIPNSDGLTIMEDARENEDDEMLILFQKYLT from the exons ATGTCTACCTTGGAACAGGACTTACATAATGCAGTAAGGAGTGGTCATCTGCTACAGACTCAGTCTTTGCTCCTGAAAGGAGCCAAAATTGATGGCATCTACTATGGATGGACACCCCTGCAGCAAGCAATTGATGCTG GAAATGAAGCAGTGGCATTATTTCTAATAGAGGAAGGCTGTGACATCAATTACCATGACAAGAACAATCTGTCACCATTTGAGAATGCTGTCAGAAAGAATCAGGCAAAA GTGTGTGAATTATTGCTGAAGAAGGGCATTGATGGTAATCTCGCATTATCTGATGGAGAGGTACCACTCCACGTTGCTGTGGAGAAAGGAAGCACCAAGCTGGTCAGCGTCCTTATGAGTGAAG GGAAAGTTGACCTAAGCTGTAAAAATAAGCGTGGACAGTCACCACTGTATGTGGCATGCTCTGAGGGCCTGGCCAAGATTGCCTCCATGTTGGTGACATCAGGAGCAGACGTCAACTTCCAGTGTGAGGATGATGGGCAGACGCCACTTATTGCTGCAGCAAGCAATGAACACCAAGATGTTGTGAAGATTCTTTTAAAA TACAATGCAGATGTGAACGTCCAGGATACAGATGGATGGACGGCACTGTGGCATGCTTACACCAACAGCAGCGAGGACATCATTGAGCTGTTGCTGAAGGCAGGAGCCAACAGAAACATCCCCAACAGTGATGGCCTCACCATCATGGAGGACGCCAGGGAGAACGAGGATGATGAGATGTTGATCTTGTTCCAGAAGTATCTCACATGA